From the Desulfosarcina sp. BuS5 genome, one window contains:
- a CDS encoding transposase: protein MVRGIERKKIFRSDYDRKNFLNRLNNLIPETQTGCFAWVLIPNHVHLLLKTGLIPVSVLMSRLLTGYAVWFNKKYRRYGQLFQNRYKSILCQEDIYLKELVRYIHLNPLRAGLMEDMKSLDKYKWCGHSVLMNKTSEEWQNIDYVYT, encoded by the coding sequence ATTGTCAGGGGGATAGAACGTAAGAAAATTTTCAGATCAGATTATGATCGGAAAAACTTTTTAAATCGGCTCAATAATTTGATTCCTGAAACACAAACCGGGTGTTTTGCATGGGTATTGATTCCAAACCACGTCCACTTATTATTAAAAACCGGATTGATTCCGGTTTCTGTGTTAATGAGTCGTTTGCTCACCGGATACGCTGTATGGTTCAATAAGAAATACCGTCGCTACGGTCAACTTTTTCAAAACAGGTACAAGTCGATTTTATGCCAGGAAGATATATATCTAAAGGAATTGGTGCGTTATATCCACTTAAACCCGTTGAGGGCGGGTCTTATGGAAGATATGAAAAGCCTGGATAAATATAAGTGGTGCGGTCACAGCGTTCTGATGAATAAAACCAGTGAGGAATGGCAGAATATCGATTATGTTTATACCTAA
- a CDS encoding IS1380 family transposase encodes MKKARSSQRINKIDTTTDTITGRGGLVLFSRYLEMTGILDILNTKFGFMRKSSKGLSVWILFKQIFCFFFDGTSRHLTYFDQLKNDKGYAGAIETTTSQMASSHMIKRFFQTFGWWFANHFRWVLRTMFIWRLNIIKPDEIVLYIDSMVMDNDDAKKRQGVQPTYKKKKGFHPLQIIWNGKIVDAIFRGGSKNGNFGDTVVNMIIGLVNLIRSDYSKTVTIILRCDSGFFDKKNFAAFDELNIGFIASGKMYAGVKQQASNAANSDWDSYNIKEQTWSFLEFGFRCDKWKRFYRTFYTRCLYEGKQILLDFARPDNVILTNIGINDKVLKNCTEERRQYWLIPEAIINSYHQCGADELAHRGFKDFDFEQLPFKKFGPNSAFYYCMLISFFLFETFKEDVTAEVIPIRSYATSVRRKIVDIGAKIVKKSHMITLKLSQSVMQAIKFDKLWANCQNPSPILI; translated from the coding sequence ATGAAAAAAGCCCGCAGTTCACAAAGAATAAACAAAATTGATACGACGACTGACACTATTACTGGCAGGGGAGGCTTGGTATTGTTTAGCCGCTATCTTGAGATGACTGGTATTTTGGACATTCTGAATACGAAATTTGGATTTATGCGTAAAAGCTCTAAAGGACTCTCCGTTTGGATTTTGTTCAAGCAAATTTTTTGTTTCTTTTTTGATGGAACATCTCGCCATTTGACATACTTTGATCAATTAAAAAATGACAAAGGTTATGCAGGTGCAATAGAAACAACAACTTCACAGATGGCATCATCTCACATGATTAAGCGATTTTTTCAAACTTTTGGTTGGTGGTTTGCCAATCACTTCCGCTGGGTGCTTCGTACGATGTTTATTTGGCGCTTAAACATCATAAAGCCCGATGAAATAGTACTATATATTGATTCGATGGTGATGGACAATGATGACGCCAAAAAACGACAAGGTGTTCAGCCCACCTACAAAAAAAAGAAAGGGTTTCATCCCCTACAGATCATCTGGAACGGCAAAATTGTTGATGCCATCTTCAGGGGCGGAAGCAAAAATGGCAACTTTGGCGATACCGTTGTCAACATGATAATTGGCCTGGTGAATCTTATTCGTAGCGACTACAGTAAAACTGTAACGATAATCCTGCGTTGCGATAGTGGCTTTTTTGACAAAAAAAATTTTGCAGCCTTTGATGAACTCAATATTGGATTTATTGCCAGTGGGAAAATGTATGCTGGGGTCAAACAACAGGCCAGCAATGCGGCAAATTCCGATTGGGACTCATATAATATCAAAGAGCAGACGTGGTCATTTTTAGAGTTCGGTTTTCGGTGCGACAAATGGAAACGTTTTTATCGGACATTTTACACTCGCTGTCTTTATGAAGGTAAACAAATACTGCTTGATTTTGCCCGCCCGGACAATGTCATTCTTACCAATATCGGTATTAATGATAAAGTGCTGAAAAATTGCACCGAAGAGAGACGGCAGTACTGGCTCATCCCCGAGGCGATTATCAACAGCTATCATCAGTGTGGCGCAGATGAACTTGCTCATCGAGGATTCAAAGATTTTGATTTCGAGCAATTACCCTTTAAAAAATTTGGTCCAAATTCCGCATTTTACTACTGCATGCTGATTTCTTTTTTCCTGTTTGAAACCTTCAAAGAAGACGTGACAGCAGAAGTAATACCTATAAGAAGTTATGCCACATCTGTACGCCGCAAGATAGTCGATATAGGAGCTAAAATTGTAAAAAAAAGTCATATGATCACTTTAAAGCTATCTCAATCTGTTATGCAAGCCATTAAGTTTGATAAACTATGGGCCAATTGCCAGAATCCATCTCCCATCCTGATTTAA
- a CDS encoding helix-turn-helix domain-containing protein — MGKRLQDKHKKLLSDPEYRKAYMKLEDEFTVAKALIQARTKANLTQKQIAERMGTTQSVVARIESGKPLPSLKSVIRYAAAVNSRIDLKLVQANK; from the coding sequence ATGGGTAAAAGATTACAAGATAAGCATAAAAAATTGCTAAGTGATCCTGAATATAGAAAAGCCTATATGAAACTTGAAGATGAATTTACTGTTGCAAAGGCGCTTATCCAGGCCAGAACAAAGGCAAACCTGACTCAAAAACAGATCGCAGAACGTATGGGAACAACCCAATCTGTTGTTGCCAGGATAGAATCGGGTAAACCTTTACCCAGCCTCAAAAGTGTAATCAGATATGCTGCGGCTGTAAATAGCAGAATAGATCTAAAACTTGTACAAGCTAATAAATAA
- a CDS encoding type II toxin-antitoxin system RelE/ParE family toxin — protein sequence MDTEWKVEFLNDTAEAEFDQLPTEIKAKIIRISQLIEQVGLLSVKEPYVRHVHDKIWEIRAKAKEKLARLLYTTITGKRVVILRTFVKKTRKTPKREIELALQRMKEFDHG from the coding sequence ATGGATACGGAATGGAAGGTAGAATTTCTTAATGACACTGCCGAGGCTGAGTTCGACCAACTTCCAACAGAAATTAAAGCGAAAATTATCCGAATTTCACAATTGATTGAACAAGTTGGACTTTTGTCTGTTAAAGAGCCTTATGTTCGGCACGTACATGACAAGATTTGGGAAATACGTGCCAAAGCTAAAGAAAAACTTGCCAGATTGCTCTATACTACTATAACAGGAAAACGTGTCGTTATTCTCAGAACTTTTGTCAAAAAGACACGCAAAACCCCAAAACGGGAAATAGAACTTGCTCTGCAAAGAATGAAGGAATTTGATCATGGGTAA
- a CDS encoding transposase — translation MARKARIDAPGALHHIIVRGIERKKIFRSDYDRKNFLSRLNNLIPETQTECFAWVLIPNHVHLLLKTGLIPVSVLMSRLLTGYAVWFNKKYRRHGQLF, via the coding sequence ATGGCACGAAAAGCGAGAATAGATGCACCTGGAGCACTGCATCATATAATTGTCAGGGGGATAGAACGTAAGAAAATTTTCAGATCAGATTATGATCGGAAAAACTTTTTAAGTCGGCTCAATAATTTGATTCCTGAAACACAAACCGAGTGTTTTGCATGGGTATTGATTCCAAACCACGTCCACTTATTATTAAAAACCGGATTGATTCCGGTTTCTGTGTTAATGAGTCGTTTGCTCACCGGATACGCGGTATGGTTCAATAAGAAATACCGTCGCCACGGTCAACTTTTTTAA
- a CDS encoding 2-thiouracil desulfurase family protein, protein MIAVSACLLGCNCRYDGQNKRNNFIFELSKKESVLPVCPEVLGGLSVPRKPSRITGGDGFDVLDGNAEVINIHGTDNTKAFIGGAYAALKMFKENGIERCILKDKSPSUGSGSRAQAHSKTACDTEAGKVTGVTAALLIREGIKIDYL, encoded by the coding sequence ATGATAGCCGTAAGCGCCTGCCTTCTTGGATGCAATTGCAGATATGACGGACAAAATAAAAGAAATAATTTTATTTTTGAGTTATCAAAAAAGGAATCGGTCTTACCTGTCTGCCCTGAAGTGTTGGGTGGATTATCAGTGCCCAGAAAGCCGTCCCGAATTACAGGCGGTGATGGCTTTGATGTTCTTGACGGCAATGCAGAAGTAATCAATATTCATGGCACAGATAATACAAAAGCTTTTATAGGCGGCGCATATGCTGCTTTAAAAATGTTTAAGGAAAACGGAATAGAGCGTTGCATATTAAAAGATAAAAGCCCGTCATGAGGATCCGGCAGCAGAGCGCAGGCGCACTCTAAAACAGCTTGTGACACGGAAGCCGGGAAAGTTACAGGTGTTACAGCCGCACTTTTAATTCGTGAAGGTATTAAAATAGATTATCTCTGA
- a CDS encoding outer membrane protein assembly factor BamD codes for MEIYKLIQIVIQMKQIIILCLLSLFICSGCALFSSPKKEKSAQELADLGMKEFNKGNYSYAVEHFEKLKDWYPFSKLAVLAEIKIADSHYKLKEYEEAVLAYEQFESLHPRNEKIPYVLYRIARCYYDRIDTIDRDQTPARNALHAFNRLIKQFPANRYSRQSEAYIRKCLRSLAEHELYVGRFYFKTKQYKAALYRFKAVISNYPDLGVNWQALQYIILCEDILKEKKNKTL; via the coding sequence TTGGAAATTTATAAATTAATTCAGATAGTTATCCAGATGAAACAAATCATAATACTCTGCCTTCTTTCTCTATTCATATGTTCGGGCTGCGCACTGTTTTCTTCACCCAAAAAAGAAAAAAGCGCCCAGGAGCTTGCAGATCTCGGTATGAAGGAATTCAATAAAGGCAACTATAGTTATGCGGTTGAACACTTTGAAAAGCTGAAAGACTGGTATCCATTCAGCAAATTAGCTGTTCTTGCTGAAATTAAAATAGCTGATTCTCACTACAAATTAAAAGAATATGAAGAAGCTGTGCTGGCATATGAGCAGTTTGAAAGCCTTCATCCGCGTAATGAAAAAATTCCTTATGTCTTGTACCGGATCGCGCGCTGTTATTATGATCGGATTGATACAATAGACAGGGACCAGACACCTGCCAGGAATGCTTTACATGCTTTCAACAGATTGATAAAACAGTTTCCTGCAAACAGATATTCGAGGCAATCCGAAGCGTATATAAGAAAATGTTTGAGGAGCCTTGCCGAACACGAACTCTATGTGGGTCGTTTTTACTTTAAGACCAAGCAGTACAAGGCTGCGCTTTACCGTTTCAAAGCGGTGATTTCCAATTATCCTGATCTTGGTGTCAACTGGCAGGCTTTACAATATATTATTCTCTGTGAAGACATCCTTAAAGAGAAAAAGAATAAAACCCTATGA
- the trxB gene encoding thioredoxin-disulfide reductase has product MRNVDYDLVIIGGGPAGLTAGLYAARARLNVILLEKSVTGGQIIITDWIENYPGFPEGISGIDLTGRMSEQAKRFGLEIETEEVLSLDCSNKVKKIELGDRTISAHTIIIATGASPRTLGVPGEDDFYGKGVSSCATCDGPFFSGAVVAAVGGGDTAVQESIFLTKFAKKVFLIHRRNELRASKILQERAFANDKIEIVWDSVLTGINGGKTGVTNITIKNVKTGDTSDLAVDGCFMWVGIQPDSGFLGDDIKVDEYGFIIVNERMETSVPGVFAAGDGRRTPLRQIATAIGDAAIAAVSAEHYIGNL; this is encoded by the coding sequence ATGCGGAACGTAGATTACGATCTGGTTATCATTGGAGGAGGGCCGGCAGGTCTTACCGCGGGTCTATATGCAGCACGGGCACGGCTTAATGTTATTCTGCTGGAAAAATCAGTAACGGGCGGACAAATTATTATCACTGACTGGATTGAAAACTATCCCGGCTTTCCTGAAGGAATCAGCGGCATCGACCTTACCGGCAGAATGAGTGAGCAGGCTAAACGGTTCGGCCTTGAAATTGAAACAGAAGAGGTTCTTTCACTGGATTGCTCGAACAAGGTCAAGAAGATCGAATTGGGTGACAGAACAATCAGCGCCCATACCATTATTATAGCCACAGGCGCTTCCCCGAGAACATTGGGTGTTCCCGGCGAAGATGATTTTTACGGCAAGGGTGTCTCCTCTTGCGCAACATGTGACGGTCCTTTTTTCAGCGGTGCAGTTGTGGCGGCAGTCGGCGGCGGGGATACCGCCGTTCAGGAAAGTATCTTTTTAACAAAATTTGCAAAAAAAGTTTTTCTTATACATCGCAGGAATGAATTGCGCGCTTCCAAAATACTGCAGGAACGGGCTTTTGCAAATGATAAAATCGAGATTGTTTGGGACTCGGTATTAACAGGTATTAATGGTGGCAAAACCGGCGTTACCAATATTACGATAAAGAATGTTAAAACGGGAGATACCAGTGACCTTGCTGTAGACGGTTGTTTTATGTGGGTTGGCATCCAGCCTGATTCCGGTTTTCTTGGCGATGATATTAAGGTTGATGAGTATGGCTTTATTATCGTGAATGAGAGAATGGAAACCTCCGTACCGGGAGTTTTTGCCGCAGGTGACGGGCGCAGAACACCTCTGCGTCAAATTGCAACAGCAATAGGCGATGCGGCGATTGCCGCAGTTTCAGCGGAACATTATATTGGAAATTTATAA
- the trxA gene encoding thioredoxin: protein MAEDVLEINDSNFEAEVLKADGPVMVDFWAPWCGPCKAIGPIIEELSGSLGNKIKFTKCNVDDNPATPSKYAIRSIPTLIFFKDGAVADQVVGLVGKSKLEEIINKIS, encoded by the coding sequence ATGGCAGAAGATGTTTTGGAAATTAATGACAGCAATTTTGAAGCGGAAGTGTTAAAAGCAGACGGCCCTGTTATGGTAGATTTTTGGGCTCCTTGGTGCGGTCCATGTAAAGCTATTGGTCCCATTATTGAAGAGCTGTCCGGTTCCCTGGGTAATAAGATAAAATTTACCAAGTGCAATGTGGATGATAATCCCGCGACTCCAAGTAAATATGCTATAAGATCCATACCGACTCTTATCTTTTTTAAAGACGGAGCTGTAGCGGATCAGGTTGTAGGGCTTGTTGGGAAATCAAAACTTGAAGAGATAATTAATAAAATTTCATAG
- a CDS encoding type II toxin-antitoxin system Phd/YefM family antitoxin: MQKLKINQDIRSLSEVRNGMTNFIKQVHDTKRPVIIIQHGKGVAVLLAVNEFEAMQEKIELLSDIQTSLNQLGKGEGISHKDAKEKVLKRVLK, translated from the coding sequence ATGCAAAAACTAAAAATTAATCAAGACATCAGATCCCTTTCAGAAGTCAGGAATGGCATGACAAATTTCATAAAGCAAGTTCACGATACTAAAAGACCGGTGATAATTATACAGCACGGTAAAGGCGTAGCGGTGCTTTTAGCTGTAAATGAATTTGAAGCCATGCAAGAAAAAATCGAGCTTCTATCAGATATTCAAACTTCTCTCAACCAACTGGGAAAAGGAGAAGGAATAAGCCATAAAGATGCAAAAGAGAAAGTACTCAAGCGAGTTCTAAAATAA
- a CDS encoding type II toxin-antitoxin system RelE/ParE family toxin, whose translation MWSPLAVDRASEIADYIAQDKPSAAEKWIDTVFSKVAQLNSSPEIGRIVPEINDSQFKELIYGNYRILYRIEKEQISILTIRHGCQILPINEIMA comes from the coding sequence ATCTGGTCTCCTCTTGCTGTCGATCGAGCATCAGAAATCGCCGATTACATTGCCCAAGATAAACCATCAGCGGCAGAAAAATGGATTGATACAGTATTTTCTAAAGTTGCGCAACTAAACTCGTCTCCTGAAATCGGCCGAATTGTACCTGAAATTAATGATAGCCAATTTAAAGAACTGATTTACGGCAATTACCGCATCCTTTATCGTATAGAAAAGGAACAAATATCTATTCTTACGATTCGTCATGGCTGCCAAATACTACCAATAAATGAAATTATGGCATAA
- a CDS encoding peptide chain release factor 3: MNHNTKEINKRRTFGIISHPDAGKTTLTEKLLLYGGAIQQAGAVKARKAERYATSDWMAIEKERGISVTTSVMKFNYRDFEINLLDTPGHQDFSEDTYRVLTAVDSALMVIDSAKGVEPQTEKLMEVCRMRNTPIITFINKLDRDGMSPIDILDDIEDKLQVECTPLSWPIGMGKNFNGVYNIYNKELHLFKAGQNKNISDGIIINDLSDSKLDDILGIQSDELREDIELIEGATDPFELDHYLNGTQTPVFFGSAVNNFGVKELLNTFVEMSPPPGPRAAVTREVSPYEEAFSGFAFKIQANMDPAHRDRIAFLRICSGKFTRGMKVLHHRLGKIVTFANATIFMANERENVSEAYPGDIIGIHNHGTIKIGDTFSEKEPLKFCGIPNFAPEFFRKVILKNPMKAKHLHKGLTQLAEEGVIQVFRPVATNDYILGAVGILQFDITMARLETEYGVAAVYEPSQYNVARWIECDDPKKMDDFEKNNKNNLARDAEGAKAFLTTSEWQLEYGMEHWPGIEFYKTRENN; the protein is encoded by the coding sequence ATGAATCATAATACTAAAGAGATAAACAAACGCCGGACTTTCGGAATTATAAGCCATCCTGACGCAGGTAAAACCACATTGACCGAAAAACTGCTTCTTTATGGTGGAGCCATTCAGCAGGCAGGAGCCGTAAAGGCCCGCAAAGCAGAAAGATATGCGACAAGTGACTGGATGGCCATAGAAAAAGAGAGGGGCATATCTGTAACCACATCGGTTATGAAATTTAATTACAGAGATTTTGAGATAAATCTTCTTGATACCCCAGGTCATCAGGATTTTTCAGAGGATACCTACAGGGTCCTTACCGCAGTTGACAGCGCCCTTATGGTAATCGACAGCGCCAAAGGGGTTGAGCCCCAAACAGAAAAACTTATGGAAGTCTGCCGTATGCGCAACACTCCCATCATTACCTTTATAAACAAACTGGACCGAGACGGCATGTCGCCCATTGATATTCTTGACGATATTGAGGATAAGCTGCAGGTTGAGTGCACCCCCCTTTCCTGGCCAATAGGCATGGGAAAAAATTTTAATGGAGTTTACAATATCTATAACAAAGAACTCCATCTTTTCAAGGCCGGTCAAAACAAAAATATTAGTGACGGCATTATTATAAACGACCTTTCCGACTCAAAGCTTGATGATATTTTGGGAATACAGTCTGACGAGCTGAGGGAGGATATCGAATTGATCGAAGGCGCTACAGATCCTTTTGAGCTTGACCACTATCTTAACGGCACACAGACTCCTGTATTTTTCGGAAGCGCAGTCAATAATTTCGGAGTAAAAGAACTGCTGAATACATTTGTGGAGATGTCGCCACCTCCGGGCCCAAGAGCCGCAGTTACACGGGAAGTCTCTCCTTACGAGGAAGCGTTTTCCGGCTTTGCATTTAAAATTCAGGCCAATATGGATCCTGCCCACCGGGACAGAATTGCCTTTCTCAGAATCTGCTCGGGAAAATTTACCCGTGGCATGAAGGTTCTCCACCACCGGTTAGGAAAAATTGTTACCTTTGCCAATGCCACAATTTTCATGGCCAATGAGCGTGAAAACGTATCAGAAGCATATCCCGGCGATATCATAGGTATCCACAACCATGGCACCATCAAGATCGGCGACACCTTTTCGGAGAAAGAGCCCTTAAAATTCTGCGGAATCCCCAATTTTGCTCCTGAATTTTTCAGAAAAGTTATTCTGAAAAATCCTATGAAGGCCAAACATCTTCACAAAGGCCTAACCCAGCTTGCGGAAGAAGGTGTTATCCAGGTCTTCCGGCCGGTGGCAACAAACGACTATATACTTGGCGCTGTTGGAATACTCCAGTTTGACATCACAATGGCACGTCTCGAAACTGAATATGGCGTTGCTGCAGTTTACGAGCCGTCGCAATATAATGTGGCAAGATGGATCGAATGCGATGATCCCAAAAAAATGGACGACTTTGAAAAAAATAACAAAAACAATCTTGCAAGGGATGCCGAAGGGGCAAAGGCTTTCCTCACCACAAGTGAATGGCAGCTTGAGTACGGTATGGAACATTGGCCGGGAATAGAATTTTACAAGACCAGGGAAAATAATTGA
- the argS gene encoding arginine--tRNA ligase, giving the protein MKHKIKSLINSALTGAYNNGDLNSPETDEALPEVLIEEPKVETQGDYSTNIAMILASIQKMAPQKIAKAILRNINDHDSFFDKIEIAGPGFINFFINKAAWYPILKEIHHMDLEYGAENIGKGKKIQVEFVSANPTGPLHVGHGRGAAVGDSIANILNFCGFNVEKEYYINDSGRQINTLGRSVFFRYKELFGKDIVFPEDCYQGMYIVELAENIKSINGDNFLNIEEETAVNNCARFAAEKILAEIKEALESFGVQFDNWFSEQSIFDSGKVAKAIENFQNKKIIYNKEGALWFKTSDFGDEKDRVVVRNNGLTTYFASDIAYHQDKFNRGFERIIDIWGADHHGYIPRIAASIEASGVNRNRFDVILIQLVNLLRDGLPVAMSTRAGEFVTLNEVINEVGRDAARFIFLTRNSDSPLDFDLELAKKKTNDNPVYYVQYVHARISSIIRKGKENGVADINWNAEAVNMLKEPEEIDLLKSMNRFPAIVKQSAMRLEPHRITFYLMNLASSFHAYYNKHRVLNDDPLLSCGRLYLVLAVKKIIRNGLGLLGVSAPEKM; this is encoded by the coding sequence ATGAAACATAAAATTAAAAGTTTAATTAATTCCGCATTAACCGGGGCGTATAACAATGGAGATTTGAATTCGCCTGAAACCGATGAAGCTTTGCCTGAAGTTCTGATTGAGGAACCTAAGGTGGAGACCCAGGGTGATTATTCAACCAATATTGCCATGATCCTGGCCTCCATACAAAAAATGGCGCCGCAAAAAATTGCCAAAGCAATACTACGGAATATAAATGATCATGATTCTTTTTTTGATAAAATCGAGATAGCGGGGCCGGGTTTTATAAACTTTTTCATAAACAAAGCTGCGTGGTATCCAATTCTAAAAGAAATTCATCATATGGATTTAGAGTATGGGGCTGAGAATATAGGAAAAGGTAAAAAAATTCAGGTTGAGTTTGTAAGCGCCAATCCAACAGGTCCGCTTCACGTGGGCCATGGCCGCGGAGCAGCAGTGGGTGACAGCATTGCGAATATTCTGAATTTTTGCGGTTTTAATGTTGAAAAGGAATATTATATAAACGATTCCGGGAGACAGATTAACACTCTTGGACGGTCGGTTTTTTTCAGGTATAAAGAACTCTTCGGAAAAGATATAGTATTTCCTGAAGACTGTTATCAGGGAATGTATATCGTAGAACTTGCCGAAAATATTAAATCGATAAATGGCGATAACTTTTTAAATATTGAAGAAGAAACGGCTGTCAATAATTGCGCCAGGTTCGCGGCAGAAAAAATACTCGCGGAAATAAAAGAAGCTTTAGAGTCCTTTGGTGTTCAATTCGACAACTGGTTCAGCGAACAGTCTATTTTTGATTCCGGAAAAGTTGCAAAAGCCATAGAAAACTTTCAAAATAAAAAAATAATATATAATAAAGAAGGGGCGCTATGGTTTAAAACCAGTGATTTCGGCGATGAAAAGGATCGTGTTGTTGTACGTAATAATGGACTGACAACTTATTTTGCATCAGATATTGCATACCATCAGGATAAATTTAATCGTGGTTTTGAACGGATTATCGATATATGGGGGGCAGATCATCACGGCTATATTCCTCGTATTGCCGCTTCAATAGAAGCCTCCGGGGTAAACAGGAACCGGTTCGATGTTATCCTGATCCAACTGGTTAACCTGCTGCGGGACGGTCTCCCCGTTGCGATGTCGACCAGGGCCGGTGAATTTGTAACTTTAAATGAGGTGATAAACGAGGTAGGCCGCGATGCTGCCAGGTTTATTTTTTTGACCCGCAACTCTGATAGCCCGTTAGATTTTGATCTGGAACTTGCAAAAAAGAAAACAAATGATAATCCTGTCTATTATGTTCAATATGTTCATGCCAGAATTTCGAGTATTATAAGAAAAGGTAAAGAAAATGGGGTAGCCGATATAAACTGGAATGCTGAGGCGGTTAATATGCTTAAAGAACCCGAAGAGATCGATCTCCTTAAAAGCATGAACCGTTTTCCTGCAATTGTAAAACAATCTGCCATGAGACTGGAGCCGCATCGTATAACGTTCTACCTGATGAATCTGGCATCTTCTTTTCATGCTTATTACAATAAGCACAGGGTTCTGAATGATGACCCGCTATTGTCATGCGGACGGCTTTATCTTGTGCTGGCAGTAAAAAAAATTATACGTAACGGCCTCGGACTTCTTGGCGTTTCAGCTCCTGAAAAAATGTGA
- a CDS encoding SPOR domain-containing protein, which produces MGSKTKKQTSPGTKKKGSLLLFSILFFTSAWMFILGVLVGRGCAPLKVDIKSVQDSLAELSQKEQNYYKIDQDAASDKTSFGFYEDLKKTGTKDKKNKIISSLSSKKSLKKKYLVHKTIDNKKSDITPKNRTQKNYTIQVASLKDSKIADKLVAKLKKMRYPAYKSKAVIPGKGTWFRIRIGSYKDKADARTIINRLQKDKFNVMLVAI; this is translated from the coding sequence ATGGGCTCAAAAACAAAGAAACAAACTTCTCCTGGAACGAAAAAAAAAGGATCCTTGCTTCTGTTCTCTATCCTCTTTTTCACGTCTGCATGGATGTTTATCCTTGGTGTCCTTGTGGGTCGGGGGTGTGCTCCGCTAAAGGTTGATATTAAAAGTGTTCAAGACAGTCTGGCTGAATTGAGCCAAAAGGAACAAAACTACTACAAAATTGATCAGGATGCAGCTTCAGACAAGACTTCGTTCGGCTTTTACGAAGATCTGAAAAAAACTGGAACAAAAGATAAAAAAAATAAAATAATATCGTCATTATCCAGCAAAAAATCTTTAAAAAAAAAATATTTAGTTCATAAAACAATTGATAATAAAAAATCAGATATAACCCCGAAAAATAGAACTCAAAAAAACTATACCATCCAGGTGGCATCATTAAAAGATTCAAAAATTGCCGATAAACTGGTGGCAAAACTAAAAAAAATGAGGTATCCTGCCTATAAATCAAAGGCTGTTATTCCCGGAAAAGGAACCTGGTTCAGGATTAGAATCGGTTCATATAAAGATAAAGCCGATGCCCGGACAATAATAAACAGATTACAAAAAGATAAATTTAACGTAATGCTTGTTGCGATATAG
- the gatC gene encoding Asp-tRNA(Asn)/Glu-tRNA(Gln) amidotransferase subunit GatC has product MKITDDEVMHVASLARLDLHEDDVEMFAEQIGKILEYVHTLDSVNTDGVEPVTHAISLSNAFRNDDEKEHVNRDTVLSNAPEKEDGAFIVPKIIE; this is encoded by the coding sequence GTGAAAATAACAGATGATGAGGTCATGCATGTGGCAAGCCTTGCACGACTTGATCTGCATGAAGATGATGTGGAAATGTTTGCCGAACAGATCGGAAAAATTCTCGAATATGTCCATACTCTTGACAGTGTAAATACAGATGGTGTTGAACCTGTAACCCACGCAATTTCCCTGTCAAATGCTTTTCGCAATGATGATGAAAAAGAGCATGTAAACAGGGATACAGTGCTTTCAAATGCTCCAGAGAAAGAAGATGGGGCTTTTATAGTGCCCAAAATAATCGAATGA